Proteins from a single region of Chloroherpeton thalassium ATCC 35110:
- a CDS encoding TlpA family protein disulfide reductase gives MVSFTKRKIFFHAFWITLVFLPGCITLDVEEKIVIRYESKPTVVEDTFNIVYYPKDSTSFFSQKTPEAVYTFKFWEPQFFEYEEPETYRIALQNYQNLYWFARVPVPGYAQMSSYYVDNVPNASSEKTKSYQVLNPKEVPVQYSNYRIAAELMRCHAPIDSSLSYLEKELFLYPTTYDAYILYWSLKYEKKGKTPEALAQIEQEMAEVRRNRRDNSELLEAIALTYIYGIGDRRKAYDITRDIPDSYLHRLNLYNRFLMEMNDDSRELSLMTMTEKFPASELTVRMNLSMLLDYISKKNFRERAAIFAENILNKRIASLRAAKVNTYAVRFLFNYYASIDLAKALPYVQEVLRLDYDRMMYDEITMMLFAERFADSPEYSGLAIDLANKVLLSLSEKRKSYASSSIESEVVDSEQACEALEADLKGRANYAIGMAYHRIGDTKNAESNLLRAKDLSISRRAEIFFALAKTLKNTEPERAFDYALKSAALLPNGNQSDWIRNEFSKKELRKWLENGQTLSAKIDAVQQELILPAPNVQLKTLDGSSLSPRELSGNILVYFFWSPKSAISKMLFSELQLLYAKYHARGVSLYAIDTEGNLSEVKENPREYGYSFPFAAPVSNMARDFQISYLPSAVVVQDGKIFYQNFGYQTNFMEKLEAELQQLLRLKTAQVEKEQVDSEEEK, from the coding sequence ATGGTGTCTTTTACTAAACGAAAGATTTTCTTTCATGCTTTTTGGATAACCCTTGTATTTCTCCCCGGTTGTATCACGCTGGATGTTGAAGAAAAAATCGTTATCAGATATGAATCAAAGCCGACGGTTGTAGAAGACACGTTCAACATTGTTTATTATCCGAAGGATTCGACGAGTTTTTTTTCGCAAAAAACGCCTGAAGCTGTTTATACTTTTAAGTTTTGGGAGCCGCAATTTTTTGAATATGAAGAGCCAGAAACCTATCGAATCGCGCTGCAAAATTACCAAAACCTCTATTGGTTTGCCCGCGTGCCTGTGCCCGGTTACGCACAAATGAGTTCGTATTATGTCGATAATGTTCCAAATGCAAGTTCAGAAAAAACAAAAAGTTATCAGGTTTTGAATCCGAAGGAAGTTCCTGTTCAATATTCGAATTATCGAATTGCAGCGGAACTGATGCGATGCCATGCGCCTATCGATTCATCGTTAAGTTATTTGGAAAAAGAACTCTTTCTGTATCCAACGACTTATGACGCCTACATTTTGTATTGGTCGTTGAAATATGAAAAAAAAGGTAAAACGCCAGAAGCGCTCGCGCAAATTGAACAAGAAATGGCTGAAGTTCGCCGCAACCGTCGCGACAATTCCGAACTGCTCGAGGCCATTGCGCTGACTTACATTTACGGCATTGGCGACCGGCGCAAAGCCTATGACATCACACGCGATATTCCCGATTCCTATTTGCATCGCCTAAATCTTTATAACCGATTTTTGATGGAAATGAACGATGATTCGCGCGAGCTTTCCTTAATGACGATGACGGAAAAATTTCCAGCCAGCGAACTCACCGTGCGCATGAACCTCTCGATGTTGCTTGACTATATTTCCAAAAAGAACTTCCGCGAGCGTGCCGCTATTTTTGCCGAAAATATCTTAAACAAGCGAATTGCATCGCTGAGAGCGGCAAAGGTTAATACCTACGCCGTGCGATTTCTTTTCAATTACTACGCGAGCATCGATTTGGCTAAGGCGTTGCCTTATGTTCAGGAAGTGCTGCGTTTGGATTACGATCGCATGATGTATGATGAAATTACCATGATGCTCTTTGCCGAGCGTTTTGCCGATTCGCCTGAATATTCCGGGCTTGCCATCGATCTGGCAAACAAAGTCCTTTTGTCGCTTTCGGAGAAAAGAAAATCGTATGCGTCATCCAGCATTGAGTCGGAAGTTGTGGATAGCGAGCAAGCTTGTGAGGCACTTGAAGCTGATTTGAAAGGTCGCGCAAACTACGCTATTGGAATGGCCTATCACCGAATTGGCGACACAAAAAATGCAGAATCGAATTTGCTCAGGGCAAAGGATTTATCCATTTCGCGCCGTGCCGAAATTTTCTTCGCGCTGGCAAAAACCTTGAAAAACACTGAACCGGAGCGCGCCTTCGACTACGCGCTAAAATCAGCTGCGTTGCTTCCTAACGGCAACCAAAGCGATTGGATTCGAAATGAGTTTTCTAAAAAAGAACTTCGCAAATGGCTCGAAAACGGCCAAACGCTTTCGGCCAAAATTGATGCCGTTCAACAGGAACTGATTCTCCCAGCGCCGAATGTTCAACTCAAAACTTTGGATGGCAGCAGCCTTTCGCCGCGCGAGCTTTCAGGCAACATTTTGGTTTATTTCTTTTGGTCACCAAAATCGGCCATCAGCAAAATGCTTTTTAGCGAGTTGCAATTGCTTTATGCGAAATATCATGCCAGAGGCGTTTCTCTTTACGCGATCGATACGGAGGGCAATTTGTCTGAAGTAAAAGAAAATCCGCGCGAATATGGGTATAGTTTTCCATTTGCCGCGCCAGTTTCAAACATGGCTCGCGATTTTCAAATCTCATATCTCCCGAGTGCCGTTGTGGTGCAAGACGGGAAAATTTTCTATCAAAATTTTGGCTACCAAACCAATTTTATGGAAAAATTGGAAGCGGAATTGCAGCAACTCTTGCGCTTGAAAACAGCCCAAGTAGAAAAAGAGCAAGTCGATTCTGAGGAGGAGAAATAA
- a CDS encoding DNA double-strand break repair nuclease NurA, producing MPLNINALHLQLNDFAKTLSAKQRRVNELVDELIKLVILRGGQELNQQLQRQAARKSIAQPLEFLQNKAALPIRPKEYTLCAADGSQILPDRNYNADFFLLNISQIAFQIGTLEPPVIGAATDFYTPESLEASNDFSVDFQKVANSPEFVSALRQEKELASLLDLAVSSQKSARPILSLADGTLIAWHLKNLRDKKSQEAFLGRYATMLAEFRHHKLPIASYLSFPGGQDVIQLFSNCFAHENIPESGLLSKIYDRDFFMKFLKPGERSAVFLSPSEVLGEYENEDKIIFFYLHTGKEIARIELPKWCFQPDLALINFIHAVVYDDLQKGGGYPMMLIEAHEQAAVKPMEHEQLMRLLERKCLSEGHQLTFSAKSVSKRVAKI from the coding sequence ATGCCGTTAAATATAAATGCGTTGCATCTTCAACTCAATGACTTTGCAAAAACATTATCAGCGAAACAGCGGCGAGTAAATGAATTGGTTGATGAACTCATAAAACTGGTGATTTTACGCGGCGGCCAAGAACTGAACCAGCAATTACAGCGGCAAGCTGCCAGAAAAAGCATTGCGCAACCATTGGAGTTTTTGCAGAATAAAGCTGCTCTGCCTATTCGGCCAAAAGAATACACCCTTTGCGCGGCAGACGGATCTCAAATTTTACCCGATAGAAATTACAATGCGGACTTTTTCCTTTTAAACATCAGTCAGATTGCATTTCAAATTGGCACTTTAGAGCCGCCAGTTATTGGCGCGGCTACCGATTTTTATACACCGGAAAGTCTGGAAGCATCGAATGACTTTTCCGTCGACTTTCAAAAAGTCGCCAATTCACCGGAATTTGTTTCAGCATTGAGGCAGGAAAAGGAACTGGCCTCGCTGCTTGATTTAGCTGTCAGTTCGCAAAAAAGCGCTCGCCCAATTTTATCTTTAGCTGATGGAACGCTTATTGCATGGCATCTGAAGAATTTGCGGGATAAAAAATCACAAGAGGCATTTCTCGGGCGCTATGCCACAATGCTTGCCGAATTTCGCCATCACAAATTGCCTATCGCTAGTTATTTGAGTTTTCCTGGTGGCCAAGATGTGATTCAGTTGTTTTCAAATTGTTTTGCTCATGAAAATATTCCAGAAAGCGGGTTGCTTTCAAAAATATACGACCGAGATTTTTTTATGAAATTCTTAAAACCTGGCGAGCGCTCGGCTGTTTTTTTAAGTCCATCCGAAGTTCTTGGTGAATATGAGAATGAGGATAAAATAATTTTCTTTTATCTTCACACAGGAAAAGAAATTGCCCGAATTGAGTTGCCAAAATGGTGCTTTCAACCGGATCTCGCATTGATTAACTTTATCCACGCTGTTGTTTATGACGACTTGCAAAAAGGTGGCGGTTACCCAATGATGTTAATCGAGGCGCATGAGCAAGCAGCGGTTAAGCCCATGGAACACGAGCAATTGATGCGGCTTCTTGAACGAAAATGCCTGAGCGAAGGCCATCAACTCACATTTTCTGCAAAGAGCGTATCTAAGCGAGTTGCAAAAATCTAA
- a CDS encoding heme-binding domain-containing protein produces the protein MKKTLLIIVAVLIGAQLIPVERSNPPVQADFNENDEVKKVFKRACYDCHSNETVWPLYSYVAPVSWMVSAHVEEGREELNFSDWNHYTDKKKRKKAEEALEEIEKGKMPMPGYTMIHKEAALSEQDIQLVRRWANETYGSSLSEPHEEARPAAQD, from the coding sequence ATGAAAAAAACTTTGCTAATCATTGTGGCGGTGCTCATTGGCGCACAGCTTATTCCGGTTGAGCGTAGCAATCCGCCGGTTCAGGCCGATTTCAACGAGAATGACGAAGTGAAAAAAGTTTTCAAGCGCGCTTGTTACGATTGCCATTCGAATGAAACGGTTTGGCCTTTGTATTCTTATGTGGCGCCTGTTTCTTGGATGGTTTCCGCTCACGTAGAAGAAGGACGCGAAGAGCTGAACTTTTCGGATTGGAATCATTACACCGACAAGAAAAAACGCAAGAAAGCTGAAGAAGCTTTGGAGGAAATTGAAAAAGGAAAAATGCCAATGCCTGGCTATACGATGATTCACAAGGAGGCTGCGCTTTCCGAGCAAGACATTCAGCTCGTTCGGAGATGGGCAAATGAAACTTATGGCAGTAGCCTAAGCGAGCCTCATGAAGAAGCCCGTCCTGCTGCGCAAGATTAA
- a CDS encoding alpha/beta hydrolase, with the protein MASTKIVKNICINGDAGKLEAIFNPVEKPKFLAVVCHPHPLYQGTMHNKVVVHAAKALASLGGAVLRFNFRGVMASDGAYDNGNGEEQDVKSAVNFLVNEYSADEVPLFVVGFSFGAWVGLKYGAHDDRVQFLIGLGLPLRMFSVEKFMKSTKPKLLIWGDSDELCPMDDVNQLVRSLSEPKEVRIVAKADHFFTGQLQGMTSFLEDWVKQRILQ; encoded by the coding sequence ATGGCAAGCACGAAAATTGTAAAAAATATCTGTATCAATGGAGACGCCGGAAAACTGGAAGCGATTTTTAATCCGGTGGAAAAACCCAAGTTTTTAGCGGTTGTGTGTCATCCGCATCCATTATACCAAGGGACGATGCACAACAAAGTGGTGGTTCATGCCGCAAAAGCGCTTGCCTCATTAGGCGGCGCCGTGTTGCGGTTCAACTTTCGCGGGGTAATGGCCAGCGATGGCGCATACGATAATGGAAATGGGGAAGAGCAAGATGTAAAATCAGCGGTTAATTTCCTCGTAAATGAATATTCAGCAGATGAAGTGCCGCTGTTTGTTGTTGGGTTTTCGTTTGGCGCGTGGGTCGGTTTGAAATATGGCGCGCATGATGATCGCGTTCAATTTCTGATTGGATTAGGCTTGCCCTTGCGCATGTTTAGTGTAGAGAAGTTTATGAAGTCAACAAAGCCCAAGCTCCTGATTTGGGGCGATTCGGACGAGCTTTGTCCGATGGATGATGTCAATCAATTAGTACGTTCTTTGTCTGAGCCAAAAGAAGTACGGATCGTTGCAAAAGCGGATCATTTTTTCACAGGGCAACTGCAAGGAATGACAAGCTTTTTAGAAGATTGGGTAAAACAAAGAATTTTGCAGTAA
- a CDS encoding dihydroorotate dehydrogenase-like protein, translating to MDLSTSYLGLELRNPLVVSASPLSEEVSSIKRMEDAGAAAVVLYSLFEEQIRHEQRELYHHLTESTESYAEALSFFPEPSEFHLAPSEYLNHIRKAKEAVNIPIIASINGSEVGDWLHYAKLMEEAGADAIELNIYAIPTNPSATAADIENNYINILKCLKSSVTVPVAIKLSPFFTNLGNFAERLVDAGANSLVLFNRFYQPDIDLENLEVVPNVVLSTSQARRLPLRWIAILYGRIQADLAATSGIHHAQDVLKMLMAGANITMLCSALLRNGIDQIKIIEREMLEWMELHEYESVRQMLGSMSQKNIADPSAFERAQYMKALRSFRPQI from the coding sequence ATGGATCTCAGCACGAGTTACCTTGGCCTTGAGTTGCGTAACCCACTTGTTGTTTCAGCATCGCCGCTCTCCGAGGAGGTTTCAAGTATCAAACGGATGGAAGATGCCGGCGCTGCGGCGGTTGTGCTCTATTCGCTTTTTGAGGAACAAATTCGCCACGAGCAACGCGAACTTTATCATCATCTGACGGAATCCACAGAAAGTTACGCAGAGGCACTTTCATTTTTTCCAGAGCCATCCGAATTTCATTTGGCGCCAAGTGAATATTTGAATCACATCAGAAAAGCAAAAGAAGCGGTCAACATTCCAATCATTGCCAGTATTAACGGCTCTGAGGTCGGCGATTGGTTGCATTATGCAAAATTGATGGAAGAAGCCGGCGCTGATGCGATTGAACTAAACATTTATGCCATTCCAACCAATCCGTCTGCAACGGCAGCCGACATAGAAAATAATTACATCAACATATTGAAATGTTTGAAATCGTCGGTGACGGTTCCTGTGGCAATTAAGCTAAGTCCATTTTTTACAAATCTTGGAAATTTTGCGGAAAGATTGGTTGATGCTGGCGCAAACTCGTTGGTGCTCTTCAACCGGTTTTACCAACCGGATATCGATCTTGAGAATCTGGAAGTTGTTCCGAATGTGGTGCTAAGCACATCTCAAGCTCGCCGTTTGCCGCTTCGTTGGATCGCCATTCTTTATGGTCGCATTCAAGCTGACTTGGCGGCAACCAGTGGCATTCATCACGCGCAAGATGTTTTGAAAATGCTCATGGCGGGTGCAAACATCACTATGCTTTGCTCGGCCTTGCTCCGCAACGGCATCGACCAGATTAAAATCATCGAGCGTGAAATGCTCGAATGGATGGAACTTCATGAATATGAATCTGTTCGCCAAATGCTCGGCAGCATGAGCCAGAAAAATATTGCTGACCCAAGCGCTTTTGAGCGTGCGCAATACATGAAAGCGCTGCGCAGCTTTAGGCCGCAGATTTAA
- a CDS encoding dihydroorotate dehydrogenase, with product MNVIVENPVAVSLGRGLDLKNPVMLASGTVSYGEELYKLNDLSAIGGIVTKAISLEPRQGNAPQRLVETHAGVLNAIGLANIGVERFIQNKMPFLRSLDARVVVNVVGGSIEDYCEVIKTLNEVEGIDGYEINLSCPNVKGECIIFGVDAHATHEITSALREITDRHLMIKLTPNVTSIGSIAMAAEKAGADSISLINTLVGMAVDYRTKKPLLRNVTGGLSGPAIKPVAVAKVWEASKSVNIPIIGMGGIADFEDAMEFFVVGASAVQIGTMNFVYPNISSKIARRIEEYFRNTSDVPFHEYVGSLICTF from the coding sequence ATGAACGTTATTGTTGAAAATCCGGTTGCCGTTTCACTTGGGCGAGGTCTCGATTTGAAAAATCCGGTGATGCTTGCTTCAGGAACAGTTTCTTACGGCGAAGAACTTTACAAATTGAACGACTTAAGCGCGATTGGTGGCATTGTGACAAAAGCCATCTCCCTTGAACCCAGACAAGGAAACGCGCCCCAACGACTTGTGGAAACCCACGCAGGTGTGCTCAATGCGATTGGCCTTGCAAATATTGGCGTTGAGCGATTTATCCAAAACAAAATGCCTTTTTTGCGCTCACTCGACGCACGCGTAGTGGTCAATGTGGTGGGCGGCTCAATTGAGGATTATTGCGAGGTGATCAAAACCCTCAATGAAGTTGAAGGCATCGATGGCTACGAGATCAATTTATCCTGTCCTAACGTGAAAGGCGAGTGCATTATCTTTGGCGTGGATGCCCATGCAACTCATGAAATCACTTCCGCACTTCGGGAAATTACCGATAGGCATTTGATGATTAAGCTGACGCCAAACGTGACTTCAATCGGCTCAATTGCAATGGCAGCAGAAAAAGCCGGCGCCGATTCGATTTCTTTAATCAATACTTTAGTTGGCATGGCGGTTGATTACCGCACAAAAAAGCCGCTCCTCAGAAATGTGACAGGTGGCCTTTCCGGTCCTGCAATCAAGCCGGTGGCGGTTGCGAAGGTTTGGGAAGCTTCAAAATCGGTGAATATTCCCATCATTGGCATGGGCGGCATTGCTGATTTCGAAGACGCGATGGAATTTTTCGTGGTAGGAGCAAGCGCGGTGCAAATCGGCACCATGAATTTCGTCTATCCGAATATTAGCAGCAAAATTGCCCGCAGGATAGAAGAATACTTCAGAAACACTTCCGATGTCCCATTCCATGAATATGTTGGCAGCTTGATCTGCACGTTTTAA
- a CDS encoding undecaprenyl-diphosphate phosphatase: MDIIQAIVLGIIQGLTEFLPISSSAHLRIFPALLGWDDPGAAFTAIIQIGTLAAVLIYFYQDILRITSATISGLVNRNPFGSQDSRMGWMISAGTIPIVVLGLLFKKNIETTFRSLYIISGSLILLALVLMYAEYLVKKREARGEKMLSLDKVDWKEAIIIGLAQSLALIPGSSRSGTTITGGLFLGMTRETAARFSFLLSLPAVFAAGVYQLLKVWPELMASGDELVNLTVATVVSGVIGYASIAFLLDYLKKHSTYLFIIYRILLGVFLLAMLSMGKLEAF; encoded by the coding sequence ATGGATATTATTCAAGCAATTGTTCTTGGAATCATTCAAGGGTTAACGGAATTTCTGCCGATTAGCAGTTCTGCGCATCTGCGCATTTTTCCTGCCCTGCTTGGCTGGGACGATCCTGGTGCAGCTTTCACCGCGATTATTCAAATCGGCACGCTGGCCGCCGTTCTGATCTATTTTTATCAGGACATTTTGCGCATCACCAGCGCAACCATCAGCGGGCTTGTAAATCGAAATCCGTTTGGTTCGCAAGATTCTCGCATGGGTTGGATGATTTCTGCCGGCACAATCCCGATTGTGGTGCTTGGACTACTTTTCAAAAAAAATATTGAGACAACTTTTCGCTCACTTTATATCATCAGTGGTTCACTGATTTTGCTCGCGCTTGTGCTGATGTACGCCGAATATCTTGTAAAAAAACGCGAAGCTCGCGGCGAGAAAATGCTCTCGCTGGACAAAGTGGATTGGAAAGAAGCGATCATTATCGGCTTGGCGCAAAGCTTAGCGTTGATTCCGGGTTCCTCGCGTTCGGGAACAACCATCACTGGCGGGCTTTTCTTGGGCATGACGCGCGAAACCGCTGCTCGTTTTTCATTTCTTTTATCTTTGCCTGCTGTTTTTGCAGCCGGCGTGTATCAGCTTTTGAAAGTTTGGCCGGAACTGATGGCATCGGGCGATGAACTTGTGAATTTAACCGTTGCCACGGTTGTTTCCGGCGTGATCGGCTATGCATCCATCGCTTTTTTGCTTGACTATTTAAAAAAGCACTCGACGTACCTTTTCATTATTTACCGAATTTTACTTGGTGTTTTTCTGCTTGCCATGCTTTCGATGGGAAAACTTGAAGCATTTTAG
- a CDS encoding universal stress protein, with translation MKNILVPTDFSEQAENAAEVAAAIARKVGAHIQLLHVIDLPSYVDSPSFRLIAESSEIKQKADVQIEELAKKAFFDGVTVSFSVEYDSPYQCVVDTAKRDDYELIVIGSHGTSGIEKFLIGSVTEKVIQFAPCPVLAVKNRMESFDVKSLVFASNFFGEISENFQQVQKFADLYGAKIHLLKVNTRHHFASTRYNRNIIEGFVDECHVRNYTVNIYDDGTEEEGILHFCEETNPDLLVIPTHGRTGLSHLINGSLAENLSEHSPRPVLCIKVKHVPIKYGIIGPYSK, from the coding sequence ATGAAAAATATTTTAGTTCCAACTGACTTTTCCGAACAGGCAGAAAACGCGGCAGAGGTTGCTGCAGCAATCGCGCGAAAAGTTGGCGCACACATTCAACTATTGCATGTCATTGATCTTCCGAGTTATGTCGATAGCCCTTCATTTCGCTTGATTGCAGAGAGCTCGGAAATCAAGCAAAAAGCTGATGTGCAGATCGAAGAGCTGGCTAAAAAAGCATTTTTTGATGGAGTGACGGTAAGTTTTTCAGTCGAGTACGATTCACCTTATCAATGTGTGGTGGATACGGCAAAGCGCGACGATTACGAGTTGATTGTGATTGGCTCGCACGGAACAAGTGGGATTGAAAAGTTTTTGATCGGTTCAGTAACCGAAAAAGTGATTCAGTTTGCGCCGTGTCCAGTGCTTGCCGTCAAAAATCGCATGGAGTCATTTGATGTAAAATCGCTTGTGTTTGCCTCCAATTTTTTTGGAGAAATTTCTGAAAACTTTCAGCAAGTTCAGAAATTTGCTGATTTATATGGAGCAAAAATTCATCTTTTGAAAGTCAATACGCGGCATCATTTTGCAAGCACTCGCTATAATAGAAATATTATTGAAGGTTTTGTAGATGAATGCCATGTGCGCAATTACACCGTCAATATTTACGATGACGGCACCGAAGAAGAAGGCATTTTGCATTTTTGCGAAGAAACCAATCCTGATTTGTTAGTAATTCCTACACACGGGCGGACAGGCCTTTCTCATTTGATCAATGGAAGTTTAGCTGAAAATCTTTCGGAGCATTCGCCAAGGCCGGTGCTGTGCATCAAAGTGAAGCATGTCCCTATCAAATATGGAATTATTGGCCCATATAGCAAGTAA